GGCCGTGGGGCGACTGGCGCTCACGACCCAGAGCGGCGCCATCCTCGAGGCACGCTTCGATGAGCACCGCTTGGCGCAGGTGCTCGGTGTCTACTTCGCCGTGGCCAACCTCGGGGCCTTGCTCTTGCAGATCGGCTGGGTGGGACGCGCCCTCGGCAGTGGCCGCTTGCCGCTTCTCAACAGCGGCTGGGCCGTCGTCTACCTCGGGGCCCAAACCGCCCTGGCCTGGCTTGCCCCGAGCGCGGGACTGGCCCTCGCCGCGCGAGGCGTGGAAGGCGAGCTTCGCAACGCGGTACGTACCCCGGTGGCGAACCTGCTGTACGACGTGCTGCCCGTGGCGCAACAAGCGCGCAGCCGTACTTGGGTCATCGGGGTCGCGCTGCCGCTGGCCAGCCTCTGCGCGGGAGCGCTGCTCACCTGGCTGGGGTCGTCACCCCCGACCCTTGCGGCCTTCGGGATCACCGCGGGCGTTGCCCTCCTTGCGGCGACGCTGTGGCAAAATCGCATCTGGACGGACGCTCGCCGCCGCGTCGCACGGCCGCTGCGCCCTAGTTCGCCTGGCTTTGGTTGAAAGCTGCCCCCGTTCGGCCTAACGTCGCGCCGAATTCGATGCGACGACTGAGACTGAGCGTGCGCGGCAAGATCATGGGGACGATCATCGCCGTGGCGATGTTGGTCTTGGCCATGGGGGCCTGGGCCGCCTACGACGCCGTGACCAGCACCGGGGGCCGTGGCGGAGCCGTGCTCGAAAAGCACTTCCTTCGCTACAAGTCGGCCTTGGCGGACTTGGGAACGAGCGAGTACGCCATCACGCGATTGCTCGTGTCGGACCCCACCCTGGCGGCGGCCCTCGAAAGCGGTGAACCCGCCCAAGTGGTCGAAGTCGCCAAGCGTGTCGTCGATACGTTGCAGGGCACGGTCGCGCCGGACTTGCTGACCATCTCGGATGCCACGGGCTCCACCTATACAGGCGGCGGCCTGCGCCCCATTGCCGGGCCCGAGTATCGTTCCTCACGCCTCTTCTCGGATCTGCGTGAAGGCAAGGGCATCCGCGGCAAGATCGCCATCGTCGGAGGCAAGGCGTATCGGGTCAGCGGTGCACCCGTGCGCGCGGGACAGCGCGTGGTCGGCACCGTGCTGCTGGGGCAGCGTCTCGACACGTGGTTCAACGACGTGGCCGCCAACAGCGGGTCCGACAAACCCGAGAAGCAGCACCGCTTCGCTTTGGTGGCCGGGGACAAAGTGCTCGCGAGCGCGCTGCCCAAGGACCAATGGGACGCGCTGGCCAAGGCCGCACAAACCCCCAAGACCGCGATGGAGGGCGAAACCGCGGTCCCCATCCTCGAGTTCTCCGGCAAGACTTGGGACCTGTGGCAAGAACCGGTACACGGCTACGAGCGCGGCTCGGACCCGGACGTGACCCAGCTCGGCACCCTGGTCATGGTTCGTACCCGCGAGCATCAAGCCGCGAAGATCCGCGACGCGGTCGGCGGCATGGCCACGGTCTTCGGCATCGCCCTGGCCCTCGCGCTACTCGTCGGCTACGCCCTCGCGGTTCAGATCACGCGGCCACTCCGCAAGTACATCGAAGCGACGGAAGACCTCACCCGAGGCGAGGCAGACCTCACCAAGCGCCTGGAAGTGGAGACCAACGACGAACTGGGCCAATTGGCGGGCAACCTGAACCGAGTCTTCGCCAAGATTCACAGCTTGGCATCGGGGGTCCAACGCACGGCGTTTCAGGTCGGTTCCTCCAGCGGCGAGATCTCGACCATCAGCAAGCAGATGCTGGACGGTTCGAAAGAGCAGGCCGGCCGCATCACGAGCTCGACCGCGGCGGTCACGGAGCTCTCCTCCAGCATTCAGCAGGTCGCGGAGAACGCCGCGGAAGCCACCCGCACTGCAAAGCAGAGCGGCGAAGCGGTCACGCGCGCCATTGCGCGGCTGTCCCTGATTCGCAAGACCGTCGAGGATGCGGCCTCGCGCATCGGCACCCTGGGCGAGAGCGGCAAGCGCATTGGCAACATCGTGGAAGTCATCCGACAGATCAGTGAGCAAACCACGATGCTTGCCCTCAACGCCGCCATCGAGGCGGCGCACGCTGGGGAGCATGGCCGCGGTTTCGCGGTGGTCGCCGACGAGGTGAGCTCCTTGGCCAAGCGGACGGGGCAGAGCGCGCGCGATATCGAGGACTTGATCGCGACGATTCGAGACCAGACCGGGGAGGCCGTGCGCGTGATGCAGGACGGCACCCGCGAGGTGGAGCAAGGCACCGGCCTCGTGGAAAACACGCTCGCCGACCTGAAAGTCCTGGTCAGCGTGATTGACGACACGGCTGCCGCTGTGCAAGAGCAGGCCATCGCCAGCGACGAGATCGCTCGCAACATGGACGCCGTGCAGCGCATTGCCACCTCCGTGCTGGCATCGAGTGAAACCGCCGTCAGCCAAGGGGAACAGCTGCAGTCCTTGGCTGACACTCTGGAAGCCAGCGTCCGTGGCTTCCGCATCGACCCGGATCGTGCAGCCCTGGACGAAGCGGAGCTGAAGGCACTGCCGGCCGCAAAACGGAGTGAATCATGAGCATGCCCTCGCGGCGCATCTTCGCCCTGCACGCCCTTTGGGTAGCCTGCGCACTGGCGGTGGGCTGTAGCAGTGAGGACGACACGGTTCCGACCAAACCGCTTCCGCCGCCGACGTTGGCGATCACCAGCCTCACTGCCGTCGGCGGGCCTCAATGGAAGGTCGGCGACAGTCCCGCCTGCGTCGAACGGGGACGCGACCCCTCGGAAACGGTCGCGCTTTCCGTTGCGTTGACGGACTTCATCTTGCGTCCGCCGGGCACGTGCACCACGCGAGCGTGCGGAACCCTCGAGATCGCCCTCGACCC
This genomic stretch from Polyangiaceae bacterium harbors:
- a CDS encoding methyl-accepting chemotaxis protein gives rise to the protein MRRLRLSVRGKIMGTIIAVAMLVLAMGAWAAYDAVTSTGGRGGAVLEKHFLRYKSALADLGTSEYAITRLLVSDPTLAAALESGEPAQVVEVAKRVVDTLQGTVAPDLLTISDATGSTYTGGGLRPIAGPEYRSSRLFSDLREGKGIRGKIAIVGGKAYRVSGAPVRAGQRVVGTVLLGQRLDTWFNDVAANSGSDKPEKQHRFALVAGDKVLASALPKDQWDALAKAAQTPKTAMEGETAVPILEFSGKTWDLWQEPVHGYERGSDPDVTQLGTLVMVRTREHQAAKIRDAVGGMATVFGIALALALLVGYALAVQITRPLRKYIEATEDLTRGEADLTKRLEVETNDELGQLAGNLNRVFAKIHSLASGVQRTAFQVGSSSGEISTISKQMLDGSKEQAGRITSSTAAVTELSSSIQQVAENAAEATRTAKQSGEAVTRAIARLSLIRKTVEDAASRIGTLGESGKRIGNIVEVIRQISEQTTMLALNAAIEAAHAGEHGRGFAVVADEVSSLAKRTGQSARDIEDLIATIRDQTGEAVRVMQDGTREVEQGTGLVENTLADLKVLVSVIDDTAAAVQEQAIASDEIARNMDAVQRIATSVLASSETAVSQGEQLQSLADTLEASVRGFRIDPDRAALDEAELKALPAAKRSES